The genomic interval CTCCTGCAACCCGAGCAGCACGCCGGCCAGCGCCTTCTTCCAGCGGACCGTGTCGCCCCGGCGGGCGTCGGTGGTCACGTTGTCGATATTCTTGATGAACACCACGTCGGCGTCGATCTCGTTCAGGTTCTCGATCAGCGCGCCGTGCCCCGCGGGACGGAACAGCAGCGAGCCGTCCTCCTGCCGGAAGGGGGTGTTGTCGGGATTCACGGCGATGGTGTCGGTCGAGGGCTTCTGCACCGAGAAGGAGATGTCGTAGCGGACGCCGAAACGTTTCTCGTAGAGGGGGACACGCTCCGCGAGCAGCTCCTCGAATCCGGCCATGTGCTCGGGCGAGACGGTGAAGTGGATGCGCACCCCACCGCCTGACGCGGCATAGGCCGCGCCCTCGGCCAGATGCTCCTCGACGGCCTTGCGGCTCCCCTCGGGATAGGCATGGAAGGTCACCAGCCCCTTGGGTTTGCGGCCGTACTCCAGCCCGTCGTTCACGATGGCGTCCACCTTCGCCCGGTCGTCCGCCCCCGCGGGCAGCACGGCCCGCAGCTCGGGCCAGAAGGCGAACTCTTCGAGGTGCTCCAGCAGCGTATCGACGCCCTTGCCGCGCCGGCCCTCGTTCACGAATTCGAACAGCTCCTTGAACATGCGGGTCGCCGCGCCCGAGGCGGGGACGAATTTCACGACGCCCAGCCGGGCCGCATCGCGTTCGTAACGCGCCACGGCCGCATCGGCCGCCGCCGCGTCGAGCAGCGTCACACCGTCGCCGGGCGACGCGGCCCGCACGACCTTCAGGAAGGGGAATCCCCGTCGGAAATTTTCCAGCTGCGCCTCGACCTGTCCGAGCGTCAGGCCGCGGGCTTCGATCTGTCGTAAGTCTTTTTCGGTAAACATCGGATCGTTCGTTTTTTTAGGTTGTCGTATCGTCGGACCGGGGGCCGCGCGCCGCGGGCGGAGAGCGCCGCGCGGTACGGGAAAAAACCGCCGGAAGCGGAATGGTCCCCCGCGATCATTCAAAGTTACTAAATAATTCCTAACTTTGCACGTATGATCCGAGAATTTCACCACATCAGCCTGCGCGACCGCAACAGTTTCGGCGTCGAGCAGCAGGCCGCACGGCTCGCCGAGTTCGAAACGGCCGACGATCTGCGGGCGATCTTCGCCGGAGGCGCGCCCGCGGAGTGGTGCGTGCTGAGCGGCGGCAACAACATCCTCTTCACCCGGGACTACGACGGGCTGCTGCTGACCCCCGCGGCGCGCGGCATCGCCGTGACGAAGGACGAGGGCGATAGGGTGTACGTCCGGGCCGAGGCGGGCGTCGAATGGGACGACCTGGTGGAGTGGGCCGTCGGGCGGGGACTGTGGGGCATCGAGAACCTCTCGCTCATCCCCGGCAAGGCCGGAGCCGCGCCGGTGCAGAACATCGGAGCCTACGGCTGCGAGGCGAAGGACGTCATCGAACGGGTGGAAATGTTCTGCGTCGAAACGGGCACGATGCTCACGCTCGACGCGGCGCACTGCGGCTTCGGCTACCGCGAGAGCGTCTTCAAGCACACGCTCCGGGGGCGCGTGGTCATCACGGCCGTCGAGCTGCGCCTTTCGCGCACGCCGCAGCCCCGGCTGGACTACGGGGACGTCGCGCGCGAGGTCGAGGCCCGCGGGGGCGTGTCGCTGCGCAACATCCGCGAGGCGATCTCGGCGATCCGCCGCGCGAAACTCCCCGATCCGAAAGTCGCGGGTAACGCGGGCAGCTTCTTCAAGAACCCGGTGGTCGGAGCCTCCGAAGCAGCGCGGTTGCTGGCTGCCTGGCCCGACATGCCGCACTACCCCGCCCCGGACGGCGGCGTGAAGCTGGCCGCCGGATGGCTCATCGACCGCGCGGGGTGGAAAGGCCGCAGCGAAGGGCGCGTCGGCGTGCACGAGCGGCAGGCGCTGGTGCTCGTGAACCGCGGAGGCGCGACGGGCGCCGAAGTGATCGCCTTCGCCCGGCGGATCCAGCGGTCGGTCGTCGAACGGTTCGGCGTGGAAATCTCGACCGAAGTCAATATCCTCTGAACACTCCCGCCGCAGCCGGGCCCGCCCCGCCGGAAAGGGAACGAAACGAAAACATGTCGGAACGATGAATCTGCCGGAAGCCTTTCAACGCTATATCGACGAGAACCGCCTCGTCTCGCACGACGACCGCATCCTGCTGACCGTCTCGGGCGGCGTGGACTCGATGGTCATGCTGTCGCTGTTCACCCGCTGCGGATACTCCGTGGGTGTGGCGCACTGCAACTTCCAACTGCGGGGCGCCGAGAGCGACGAGGACGAGGTGTTAGTCGAAGAGGAGGCCGCCAAATACGGCGTGCCGTTCTACAACAAACGGTTCGAGACGGCCGCGGAGATGGAGCGCACGGGCGAGTCGATGGAGATGGCGGCCCGGCGGCTGCGCTACGCGTGGTTCGACCTTCTGAGCCGCGAACACGGCTATACGGCCGTGGCGATCGCCCACCATGCCGACGACTCGATCGAGACGTTCTTCATCAACCTGCTGCGCGGCACGGGGCTGCGCGGGCTGACGGGCATTTCGGCCCAGATCGGCAAGGTCGTCCGTCCGC from Alistipes dispar carries:
- a CDS encoding DUF4301 family protein, coding for MFTEKDLRQIEARGLTLGQVEAQLENFRRGFPFLKVVRAASPGDGVTLLDAAAADAAVARYERDAARLGVVKFVPASGAATRMFKELFEFVNEGRRGKGVDTLLEHLEEFAFWPELRAVLPAGADDRAKVDAIVNDGLEYGRKPKGLVTFHAYPEGSRKAVEEHLAEGAAYAASGGGVRIHFTVSPEHMAGFEELLAERVPLYEKRFGVRYDISFSVQKPSTDTIAVNPDNTPFRQEDGSLLFRPAGHGALIENLNEIDADVVFIKNIDNVTTDARRGDTVRWKKALAGVLLGLQEQAFEYLKALEVGGAELAPIAAFVERRLCVKLPSDYDSALLRAVLDRPIRVCGMVRNEGEPGGGPFWVANPDGTESLQIAESSQIAPADQPLMQAATHFNPVDLVCGIRDSKGRKFDLRRYTDPATGFISSKSAGGRLLRAQELPGLWNGAMARWNTVFVDVPITTFSPVKVVQDLLRPQHR
- the murB gene encoding UDP-N-acetylmuramate dehydrogenase — protein: MIREFHHISLRDRNSFGVEQQAARLAEFETADDLRAIFAGGAPAEWCVLSGGNNILFTRDYDGLLLTPAARGIAVTKDEGDRVYVRAEAGVEWDDLVEWAVGRGLWGIENLSLIPGKAGAAPVQNIGAYGCEAKDVIERVEMFCVETGTMLTLDAAHCGFGYRESVFKHTLRGRVVITAVELRLSRTPQPRLDYGDVAREVEARGGVSLRNIREAISAIRRAKLPDPKVAGNAGSFFKNPVVGASEAARLLAAWPDMPHYPAPDGGVKLAAGWLIDRAGWKGRSEGRVGVHERQALVLVNRGGATGAEVIAFARRIQRSVVERFGVEISTEVNIL